From a region of the Coffea arabica cultivar ET-39 chromosome 3e, Coffea Arabica ET-39 HiFi, whole genome shotgun sequence genome:
- the LOC113736973 gene encoding U11/U12 small nuclear ribonucleoprotein 35 kDa protein-like isoform X1, with the protein MSSSSNVNSVFYAESYHPIQAGSIDGTDVLPHDNAVYRAFLCTNSGLYDPFGDPKVIGDPYCTIFVGRLSHSSTEETLRQAMSRYGRVKNLRLVRHIVTGASRGYAFVEFETEREMRRAYKDAHHTFIDDSEIIVDYNRQQLMPGWIPRRLGGGLGGRKESGQLRFGGRERPFRAPLRQIPFDDLKRLGIPPPLEGRYVSRFEVPSPPRRKRVSADREDYSYKHDEETSRDYHLERSPSLEQSSDRRRRSRDRHDHSSKHHKRSRHSHRDEKKSNSRDHSGVVGSMDRSSSRQHGRYSHESERWSPRRNSLSDD; encoded by the exons atgaGCAGCAGCAGCAACGTCAACTCAGTATTCTATGCAGAATCATACCATCCAATTCAAGCAGGAAGCATCGATGGAACCGACGTTCTTCCTCACGACAACGCCGTCTACAGAGCTTTCCTTTGCACCAACTCTGGCCTCT ATGACCCTTTCGGTGATCCAAAGGTGATTGGTGACCCCTATTGCACGATTTTTGTGGGCCGTCTTTCCCACTCCAGCACTGAAGAAACTCTTCGCCag GCTATGAGCAGATATGGAAGAGTAAAGAACTTGAGATTAGTCAGACACATTG TCACTGGTGCCTCACGTGGTTATGCATTTGTTGAATTTGAAACAGAAAGAGAAATGAGGCGAGCATATAAG GATGCTCATCATACCTTTATTGATGATTCGGAAATCATAGTTGATTACAACAGACAGCAGCTCATGCCAGGCTGGATCCCAAGAAGATTAG GAGGGGGTCTTGGTGGTAGAAAAGAGTCTGGGCAGCTGCGTTTCGGAGGGCGAGAACGACCATTTCGTGCTCCCTT GCGACAAATTCCTTTTGATGACCTCAAAAGGCTTGGCATACCACCTCCCCTGGAAGGAAGATATGTGTCACGCTTTGAG GTTCCATCACCACCCCGAAGAAAAAGGGTTTCTGCAGACCGTGAAGACTACTCCTATAAGCATGATGAAGAAACTAGTCGTGATTATCATCTCGAAAGGTCACCAAGCCTGGAACAGTCATCTGATAGACGGAGGAGGTCAAGAGACAGGCACGACCACTCAAGCAAGCACCACAAACGTAGTAGGCATTCTCATCGAGATGAAAAGAAGTCTAACAGTCGTGATCACTCAGGTGTCGTTGGTTCCATGGACAGAAGCAGTTCACGCCAACATGGCAGATATTCTCATGAAAGTGAAAGGTGGTCTCCCAGAAGGAACAGCTTATCAGACGACTAA
- the LOC113736973 gene encoding U11/U12 small nuclear ribonucleoprotein 35 kDa protein-like isoform X2, giving the protein MSSSSNVNSVFYAESYHPIQAGSIDGTDVLPHDNAVYRAFLCTNSGLYDPFGDPKVIGDPYCTIFVGRLSHSSTEETLRQAMSRYGRVKNLRLVRHIVTGASRGYAFVEFETEREMRRAYKDAHHTFIDDSEIIVDYNRQQLMPGWIPRRLGGGLGGRKESGQLRFGGRERPFRAPLFHHHPEEKGFLQTVKTTPISMMKKLVVIIISKGHQAWNSHLIDGGGQETGTTTQASTTNVVGILIEMKRSLTVVITQVSLVPWTEAVHANMADILMKVKGGLPEGTAYQTTK; this is encoded by the exons atgaGCAGCAGCAGCAACGTCAACTCAGTATTCTATGCAGAATCATACCATCCAATTCAAGCAGGAAGCATCGATGGAACCGACGTTCTTCCTCACGACAACGCCGTCTACAGAGCTTTCCTTTGCACCAACTCTGGCCTCT ATGACCCTTTCGGTGATCCAAAGGTGATTGGTGACCCCTATTGCACGATTTTTGTGGGCCGTCTTTCCCACTCCAGCACTGAAGAAACTCTTCGCCag GCTATGAGCAGATATGGAAGAGTAAAGAACTTGAGATTAGTCAGACACATTG TCACTGGTGCCTCACGTGGTTATGCATTTGTTGAATTTGAAACAGAAAGAGAAATGAGGCGAGCATATAAG GATGCTCATCATACCTTTATTGATGATTCGGAAATCATAGTTGATTACAACAGACAGCAGCTCATGCCAGGCTGGATCCCAAGAAGATTAG GAGGGGGTCTTGGTGGTAGAAAAGAGTCTGGGCAGCTGCGTTTCGGAGGGCGAGAACGACCATTTCGTGCTCCCTT GTTCCATCACCACCCCGAAGAAAAAGGGTTTCTGCAGACCGTGAAGACTACTCCTATAAGCATGATGAAGAAACTAGTCGTGATTATCATCTCGAAAGGTCACCAAGCCTGGAACAGTCATCTGATAGACGGAGGAGGTCAAGAGACAGGCACGACCACTCAAGCAAGCACCACAAACGTAGTAGGCATTCTCATCGAGATGAAAAGAAGTCTAACAGTCGTGATCACTCAGGTGTCGTTGGTTCCATGGACAGAAGCAGTTCACGCCAACATGGCAGATATTCTCATGAAAGTGAAAGGTGGTCTCCCAGAAGGAACAGCTTATCAGACGACTAAGTAG